A window of Pseudomonas guangdongensis contains these coding sequences:
- a CDS encoding TAXI family TRAP transporter solute-binding subunit translates to MKGKSLVLALSAALAGLSLGSTAHAQDKFVTIGTGGQTGVYYVAGQSICRFLNRGSAEHGIKCNAPASGGGVANVNGIRSGEFNFGIMQSDHQYKAMKGEAPFQAEGAMDDIRAVFSLQSEVFTILARRDAKIAGFDDLKGKRVNIGNPGSGQRDTLDEIMRVKGWDKSVFALAAELKPAEQASALGDNNIDAMTYFVGHPNGAIQEATTTVDAVLVPVTGAEIDKLLAEKSYYTKAEIPGGLYKGNDAPTASIGGKAVLSTSAKADPEVVYQLVKSVFDNLERFQRLHPAFKDLKAEDMIKVGLSAPLHEGAARYYKERGWL, encoded by the coding sequence ATGAAAGGCAAATCCTTGGTCTTGGCCCTGTCGGCAGCACTGGCAGGTCTCTCGCTCGGCAGTACCGCCCATGCCCAGGACAAGTTCGTCACCATCGGCACCGGCGGCCAGACCGGCGTCTACTACGTCGCCGGCCAGTCGATCTGCCGCTTCCTCAACCGCGGCTCGGCCGAGCACGGCATCAAGTGCAACGCCCCGGCCAGCGGCGGCGGCGTGGCCAACGTCAACGGCATCCGCAGCGGCGAGTTCAACTTCGGCATCATGCAGTCCGACCACCAGTACAAGGCGATGAAGGGCGAGGCGCCGTTCCAGGCCGAGGGCGCGATGGACGACATCCGCGCGGTGTTCTCGCTGCAGAGCGAGGTGTTCACCATCCTCGCCCGCCGCGACGCCAAGATCGCCGGCTTCGACGACCTCAAGGGCAAGCGCGTCAACATCGGCAACCCCGGCTCCGGCCAGCGCGATACCCTCGACGAGATCATGCGCGTCAAGGGCTGGGACAAGTCGGTGTTCGCCCTGGCCGCCGAACTCAAGCCGGCCGAGCAGGCCAGCGCGCTGGGCGACAACAACATCGACGCCATGACCTACTTCGTCGGCCATCCCAACGGCGCGATCCAGGAAGCCACCACCACCGTCGACGCGGTGCTGGTGCCGGTGACCGGCGCCGAGATCGACAAGCTGCTGGCCGAGAAGAGCTACTACACCAAGGCCGAGATCCCCGGCGGCCTGTACAAGGGCAACGACGCGCCGACCGCGTCGATCGGCGGCAAGGCGGTGCTGTCCACCAGCGCCAAGGCCGACCCGGAAGTGGTCTACCAGCTGGTCAAGTCGGTGTTCGACAACCTCGAGCGCTTCCAGCGCCTGCACCCGGCGTTCAAGGACCTCAAGGCCGAGGACATGATCAAGGTCGGCCTGTCCGCCCCGCTGCACGAGGGCGCCGCGCGCTACTACAAGGAGCGCGGCTGGCTGTAA
- a CDS encoding N-acetylmuramoyl-L-alanine amidase, with protein MKTLPLLALSLLLGGCAGGLRFDDSQRSVDHGSRVEFIVVHYTSSDLDESLRTLKNGGVSAHYLLPAEGDKVYRMVDEQRRAWHAGDSQWRGRTWLNASSIGIEIVNRGYTDTPHGRTWQPYPPAQIDTLIALLKDIQARHGVAPINIVGHSDIAPQRKVDPGPLFPWARLGAAGLIPWPEPATVQERLRQLDGQVPGTAWFQHQLARVGYAVPQHGELDQATRNVITAFQMKYRPARHDGQPDLHTAALLLALPD; from the coding sequence ATGAAGACTCTCCCCCTGCTCGCCCTTTCCCTGCTGCTCGGCGGCTGCGCCGGCGGCCTGCGCTTCGACGACTCGCAGCGCTCCGTCGACCACGGCAGTCGGGTCGAATTCATCGTCGTCCACTACACCTCCAGCGACCTCGACGAGTCGCTGCGCACCCTGAAGAACGGTGGCGTCAGCGCCCACTACCTGCTGCCGGCAGAGGGCGACAAGGTCTACCGGATGGTCGACGAGCAGCGCCGCGCCTGGCATGCCGGCGACAGCCAGTGGCGCGGTCGGACCTGGCTGAACGCCAGCTCGATCGGCATCGAGATCGTCAACCGCGGCTACACCGACACCCCGCACGGGCGTACCTGGCAGCCCTACCCGCCCGCGCAGATCGACACCCTGATCGCCCTGCTCAAGGACATCCAGGCGCGCCACGGCGTGGCGCCGATCAACATCGTCGGCCACAGCGACATCGCCCCGCAACGCAAGGTCGACCCCGGCCCGCTGTTCCCCTGGGCCAGGCTCGGCGCCGCCGGGTTGATTCCCTGGCCAGAGCCCGCCACGGTGCAGGAACGGCTGCGCCAGCTCGACGGCCAGGTGCCGGGCACCGCCTGGTTCCAGCACCAGCTGGCCCGCGTCGGCTACGCGGTGCCGCAGCACGGTGAGCTGGATCAGGCCACCCGCAACGTGATCACCGCCTTCCAGATGAAGTACCGCCCCGCGCGCCACGACGGCCAGCCCGACCTGCACACCGCCGCCCTGCTGCTGGCGCTGCCCGACTAG
- a CDS encoding endonuclease/exonuclease/phosphatase family protein, with protein MLRRWIERRAPGSHSAQHNPRAGAAAGPGDSLRLLSFNIQVGISTRRYHHYLTRSWQHLLPHRERAANLQRIGTLLGDFDLVALQEVDGGSLRSSYVNQVEHLAQLGDFPYWYQQLNRNLGPLAQHSNGLLSRLRPSLLEDHPLPGPRGRGAILLRFGEGPQALAVVMMHLALGAKARTRQLAYIRELIHGYRHCVLMGDMNTHASELLEHSPLRDLGLLAPQTCATFPSWQPQRCIDHILLSPELALQRMAVLDAPISDHLPVAVEIRLPGALRRQALVSGPEPAPTGR; from the coding sequence ATGCTCAGGCGCTGGATCGAGCGCCGCGCGCCCGGTAGCCACAGCGCGCAGCACAACCCCCGGGCCGGCGCGGCGGCCGGTCCGGGCGACTCGCTGCGCCTGCTCAGCTTCAACATCCAGGTCGGCATCAGCACCCGCCGCTACCATCACTACCTGACCCGCAGCTGGCAGCACCTGCTGCCGCACCGCGAACGCGCCGCCAACCTGCAGCGCATCGGCACGCTGCTCGGCGATTTCGACCTGGTCGCCCTGCAGGAAGTGGACGGCGGCAGCCTGCGCTCCAGCTACGTCAACCAGGTCGAGCACCTCGCCCAGCTCGGCGACTTCCCCTACTGGTACCAGCAGCTCAACCGCAACCTGGGCCCGCTGGCCCAGCACAGCAACGGCCTGCTCAGCCGCCTGCGTCCGAGCCTGCTGGAAGATCACCCGCTGCCCGGCCCGCGCGGACGCGGCGCGATCCTGCTGCGTTTCGGCGAAGGCCCGCAGGCGCTGGCGGTGGTGATGATGCACCTGGCGCTCGGCGCCAAGGCGCGCACCCGCCAGCTGGCCTACATCCGCGAACTGATCCACGGCTACCGCCACTGCGTGCTGATGGGCGACATGAACACCCACGCCAGCGAACTGCTCGAACACTCGCCGCTGCGCGACCTCGGCCTGCTCGCCCCGCAGACCTGCGCCACCTTCCCCAGCTGGCAGCCGCAGCGCTGCATCGACCACATCCTGCTCAGCCCCGAGCTGGCCCTGCAGCGCATGGCGGTGCTGGACGCACCGATCTCCGACCACCTGCCGGTGGCGGTGGAGATCCGCCTGCCCGGCGCGCTGCGTCGCCAGGCCCTGGTCAGCGGTCCCGAGCCGGCCCCGACCGGCCGCTGA
- a CDS encoding thiol:disulfide interchange protein DsbA/DsbL, whose product MRNLVLSAVFAGLSLFGATASAEDIQAGKQYVELGSPVPVAQPGKIEVVELFWYGCPHCYQFEPSILPWAEKLPEDVNFVRVPALFGGLWNVHGQMFLTLEAMGVEDKVHQAVFSAIHNEQKKLATPEEMAEFLAGQGVDKDVFLKTFNSFAVKGQMEKAKKLAMSYQITGVPVMVVNGKYRFDLGSAGGPEGALKVADHLIAKERASQPAAAQ is encoded by the coding sequence ATGCGTAATCTGGTTCTCTCCGCCGTCTTCGCCGGCCTCAGCCTGTTCGGCGCCACCGCCTCAGCCGAAGACATCCAGGCCGGCAAGCAGTACGTCGAACTGGGCAGCCCGGTTCCGGTCGCCCAGCCCGGCAAGATCGAGGTGGTCGAGCTGTTCTGGTACGGCTGCCCGCACTGCTACCAGTTCGAGCCGAGCATCCTGCCCTGGGCCGAGAAGCTGCCCGAAGACGTCAACTTCGTCCGCGTGCCCGCCCTGTTCGGCGGCCTGTGGAACGTCCACGGGCAGATGTTCCTGACCCTCGAAGCGATGGGCGTGGAGGACAAGGTCCACCAGGCGGTCTTCTCCGCCATCCACAACGAGCAGAAGAAGCTCGCCACCCCCGAGGAAATGGCCGAGTTCCTCGCCGGCCAGGGCGTCGACAAGGACGTCTTCCTGAAGACCTTCAACTCCTTCGCCGTGAAGGGGCAGATGGAGAAGGCCAAGAAACTGGCGATGTCCTACCAGATCACCGGCGTACCGGTGATGGTGGTCAACGGCAAGTACCGCTTCGACCTGGGCAGCGCCGGCGGTCCGGAGGGCGCCCTCAAGGTCGCCGATCACCTGATCGCCAAGGAGCGCGCCAGCCAGCCCGCAGCCGCCCAGTAA